The following coding sequences are from one Amphiprion ocellaris isolate individual 3 ecotype Okinawa chromosome 19, ASM2253959v1, whole genome shotgun sequence window:
- the mylpfa gene encoding myosin regulatory light chain 2, skeletal muscle yields MAPKKAKRRQAAGDSGSSNVFSMFEQSQIQEYKEAFTIIDQNRDGIISKDDLRDVLASMGQLNVKNEELEAMIKEASGPINFTVFLTMFGEKLKGADPEDVILSAFKVLDPEGTGSIKKEFLEELLTTQCDRFNKDEIKNMWAAFPPDVAGNVDYKNICYVITHGEEKEE; encoded by the exons ATG GCACCAAAGAAGGCCAAGAGGAGGCAGGCAGCAGGAGACAGCGGCTCCTCCAACGTGTTCTCCATGTTTGAGCAGAGCCAGATTCAGGAGTACAAAGAG GCTTTCACAATCATTGACCAGAACAGAGATGGTATCATTAGCAAAGACGACCTTAGGGATGTGCTGGCCTCAATGG GCCAGCTGAATGTGAAGAATGAGGAGCTGGAGGCCATGATCAAGGAGGCCAGCGGCCCCATCAACTTCACCGTCTTCCTCACCATGTTTGGAGAGAAGCTGAAGG GTGCTGACCCCGAGGACGTTATTCTTAGCGCCTTCAAGGTTCTGGACCCCGAGGGTACTGGAAGCATCAAGAAGGAATT CCTTGAGGAGCTCCTGACCACTCAATGTGACAGGTTCAACAAGGATGAG ATTAAGAACATGTGGGCCGCCTTCCCCCCAGATGTTGCTGGCAACGTAGACTACAAGAACATCTGCTACGTCATCACACAcggagaggagaaggaggagtaa